CTGCACCTGTAACAACTACACCTACACCTTCCACAAGCACGACAGTGCCTCCCTCAACTACTACAGCTCCTACTTCATCTGGATCTCCAGGTACAACAACAGCTCAGACAACGTCACTTGCACCCACAACAACTGCAGCTCCAACAACCACAGTTGTGATTCAAGAAACAACAACTCCAATAACTATAtctacaatttcacaaagtacaactGCACCTGTAACAACTACAGCTACACCTTCCACAAGCACGACAGTGCCTCCCTCAACTGCAAAATCTCCTACTTCATCTGGATCTCCAGGTGCAACAACAGCTCAGACAACGTCACTTGCatccacaacaactgaagctccAACAACCACAGTTGTGATTCAAGAAACAACAACTCCAATAACTATAtctacaatttcacaaagtacaactGCACCTGTAACAACTACACCTACACCTTCCACAAGCACGACAGTGCCTCCCTCAACTGCTACAGCTCCTACTTCATCTGGATCTCCAGGTACAACAACAGCTCAGACAACGTCACTTGCACCCACAACAACTGCAGCTCCAACAACCACAGTTGTGATTCAAGAAACAACAACTCCAATAACTATAtctacaatttcacaaagtacaactGCACCTGTAACAACTACAGCTACACCTTCCACAAGCACGACAGTGCCTCCCTCAACTGCAAAATCTCCTACTTCATCTGGATCTCCAGGTGCAACAACAGCTCAGACAACGTCACTTGCatccacaacaactgaagctccAACAACCACAGTTGTGATTCAAGAAACAACAACTCCAATAACTATAtctacaatttcacaaagtacaactGCACCTGTAACAACTACACCTACACCTTCCACAAGCACGACAGGGCCTCCCTCAACTGCTACAGCTCCTACTTCATCTGGATCTCCAGGTACAACAACAGCTCTGACAACGTCACTTGcacccacaacaactgaagctccAACAACCACAGTTGTGACTCAAGAAACAACAAATCCACTAATTCAGTCTACATTTTCACAAAGTTCAACCGTATCAGTAACAACTACATCTGCACCTTCCACAAGCATGACAGTGCCTCCTTCAACTACTACAGCTCCTACTTCATCTGGATCTCTAGATACAACAACAGCTCAGACAACGTCACTTGcacccacaacaactgaagctccCACAACCACAGTTTTAACGAAAGAAACAACAACTCCAATAACTATATCaacaatttcacaaagtacaTCTACACCTGCAACATCTACATCTACACCTGACACAAGCATGACAGTGCCTCCCTCAACTACAACAGCTCCTACATCATCTTCTTCTCCGGGTATAACAACAGCTCAAACTACTTCACTTGAACCCATAATAACTGAAACTCCCATGACAGTGTCTCCCTCAACTTCAAAATCTCCAACTTCTTCTGCATCTCCAGCTACAATTGCTCCAACAATGACTCTTTCACCCACAATGGAAGCTCCCACAACCACTGTTGAGACTCAAGAAACCACAACTCCGATAACTATATCaacaatttcacaaagtacaactGCACCTGTAACAACTACACCTACACCTCCCACAAGCACGACAGTGCCTCCCTCAACTACTACAGCTCCTACTTCATCTGGATCTCCAGGTACAACAACAGCTCAGACAACGTCACTTGcacccacaacaactgaagctccAACAACCACAGTTGTGACTCAAGAAACAACAACTCCAATAACTATAtctacaatttcacaaagtacaaTTGCACCTGTAACAACTACACCTACACCTCCCACAAGCACGGCAGTGCCTCCCTCAACTACTTCAGCTCCTACTTCATCTGAATCTCCAGGTACAACAACAGCTCAGACAACGTCACTTGcacccacaacaactgaagctccAACAACCACAGTTGTGACTCAAGAAACAACAAATCCACTAATTCAGTCTACATTTTCACAAAGTACAATTGCACCTGTAACAACTACACCTACACCTCCCACAAGCACGACAGTGCCTCCCTCAACTACTTCAGCTCCTACTTCATCTGAATCTCCAGGTACAACAACAGCTCAGACAACGTCACTTGcacccacaacaactgaagctccAACAACCACAGTTGTGACTCAAGAAACAACAACTCCAATAACTATATCTACAATTTCACACAGTACAACTGCACCTGTAACAACTACACCTACACCTTCCACAAGCATGACAGTGCCTCCCTCAAGTACTACAGCTCCTACTTCATCTGGATCTCCAGGTACAACAACAGCTCAGACAACATCACTTGcacccacaacaactgaagctccAACAACCACAGTTGTGACTCAAGAAACACCAACTCCAATAATTATAtctacaatttcacaaagtacaGCTGCACCTGTAACAACTACACCTACACCTTCCACAATCATGACAGTGCCTCCCTCAACTACTACAGCTCCTACTTCATCTGGATCTCCAGGTACAACAACAGCTCAGACTACGTCACTTGcacccacaacaactgaagctccCACAACCACAGTTGTTACTCAAGAAACAACAAATCCAATAATTCAGTCTACATTTTCACAAAGTTCAACCGCATCAGCAACAACTACATCTGCACCTTCCACAAGCATGACAGTGCCTCCTTCAACTACTACAGCTCCTACTTCATCTGGATCTCCAGGTACAACAACAGCTCAGACTACGTCACTTGCACCCACAACAACGGAAGCTCCCACAACCACAGTTTTGACTCAAGAAACAACAACTCCAATAACTACAtctacaatttcacaaagtacaactGCACCAGTAACAAATACACCTACACCTTCCACAAGCATGACAGTGCCTCCCTCAGCTACTACAGCTCCTACTTCATCTGGATCTCCAGGTACAACAACAGCTCCAACAACGACATTTGCatccacaacaactgaagctccCACACCAACAGTTGTTACTCAAGAAACCTCAAATCCACTAATTCAGTCTACATTTTCACAAAGTTCAACCGTATCAGCAACAACTACATCTGCACCTTCCACAAGCATGACAGTGCCTCCTTCAACTACTACAGCTCCTACTTCATCTGGATCTCTAGATACAACAACAGCTCAGACCACGTCACTTGcacccacaacaactgaagctccCACAACCACAGTTTTAATGAAAGAAACAACAACTCCAATAACAATATCaacaatttcacaaagtacaTCTACATCTGCAACATCTACATCTACACCTGACACAAGCATGACAGTGCCTCCCTCAACTACAACAGCTCCTACATCATCTTCTTCTCCGGGTATAACAACAGCTCAAACTACTTCACTTGAACCCACAATAACTGAAACTCCCACAACCACAGTTGTGACTCAAGAAACCACAACTCCAATAACTATAtctacaatttcacaaagtacaactGCACCTGTAACAACTACACCTACACCTTCCACAAGCACGACAGTGCCTCCCTCAACTACTACAGCTCCTATTTCATCTGAATCTCTAGGTACAACAAAAGCTCCAACTACGTCACtagtaccaacaacaactaatgTTCCCACAGCAGTGCCTCCTTCAACTACTACAGCTCCTACTTCATCTGGATCTCCAGGTACAACAACAGCTCCAACAACGTCACTTGcacccacaacaactgaagctccCACACCCACAGTTGTTACTCAAGAAACAACAACTCCAATAACTATACCTACAATTTCACAACGTACAACTGCACCAGTAACAAATACACCTACACCTTCCACAAGCATGACAGTGCCTCCCTCAGCTACTACAGCTCCTACTTCATCTGGATCTCCAGGTACAACAACAGCTCCAACAACGTCACTTGcacccacaacaactgaagctccCACACCCACAGTTGTTACTCAAGAAACAACAAATCCATTAATTCTgtctacattttcacaaaattcaaCCGTATCAGCAACAACTACATCTGCACCTTCCACAAGCATGACAGTGCCTCCTTCAACTACTACAGCTCCTACTTCATCTGGATCTCTAGATACAACAACAGCTCAGACTACGTCACTTGcacccacaacaactgaagctccCACAACCAAATTTGTGACTCAAGAATCAACAACTCCAATAACTATATCTACAATTTTACAAAGTACAACTGCACCTCTAACAACCTCACCTACACCTTCCACAAGCACGACAGTGCCTCCCTCATCTACTACAGCTCCTACTTCATTTGAATCTCCAGGTACAACAACAGCTCCAACTACGTCACTAGTACCCCAAACAACTAATGTTCCCACAGCATTGCCTCCCTCTACTACTACAGCTCCTACTTCTTCTAAATCTCCTGGTACAACATTAGATCTTACCACGTCACTTGcacccacaacaactgaagctccCACAACCACAGTTTTAACGAAAGAAACAACAACTCCAACAACTATATCaacaatttcacaaagtacaTCTGCACCTGCAACATCTACATCTACACCTGACACAAGCATGACAGTGCCTCCCTCAACTACAACAGCTCCTACATCATCTTCTTCTCCGGGTATAACAACAGCTCAAACTACTTCACTTGAACCCACAATAACTGAAACTCCCATGACAGTGTCTCCCTCAACTTCAAAATCTCCAACCTTCTGCATCTCCAGCTACAATTGCTCCAACAATGACTCTTTCACCCACAATGGAAGCTCCCACAACTACTGTTGTGACTCAAGAAACCACAACTCCAACAACTGTATCTACAGTATCTCAACGTACAACTGCACCTGAAACAATTACAAATACACCTTCCATAATAATAACAGTGCCTACCTCTACTTCAACAGATCCTACTTCTTCTGCATCTCCAGGTATAACAACAGCTCCAACAATGTCACTTGAACTGAAAACAAATGAACCTCCTACAACAGTGCCTCCATCAACTACAAAAGCTCCAACGTCTTCTGCATCTTCAGGTACAACAACAGCTCAAACTATGTCATTTGCACCAACAACAGCTGAAGCTCCCACAACCGCAGTTGTGACTCAAGAAACCTCAACTCTAACAACTATATCTACAGTTTCACAAAGTACAACTGCACCTGCAACAATTACAACTGCATCTTCCATTACCATGACAGTGCCACCCTCTACTACAACTTCTCCTGCTTCTTCTGCATCTCCAGGTACAACAGCAACTTCAACAACATCTCTTGtacccacaacaactgaagctccCACAACAGTGCTTCCATCAACTACAACAGCTACTGCTTCTACTGAATCTCTAGGTACATCAACAACTCCAAATATGTCACTTGCCTCCACAATAACTAAAGCTCTCACAACAGTGCCTCCTTCATCTACAACAGCTCCTACATCATTTGCATCTCTAAGTACAACATCAACTCAAACTTCATTTTTTACACCCTCAACTACTAAAGCTCCCACAACCACAGATGTGACTCAAGCAACCACAACCCCAGCGACTACGTCTACAGTTTCACTAAGTACAACTGCACCTGGAACAACAACTACACCTTCCACAACCATGACAGTGTCTCCATCTGCTACAACAGCTCCCAGACCATCTACAACTCTTGCTATGTCTACAACATCAGAAAGTACAGCTGCACATTCAGCAACAATAAACACAACTGTTACTCCAACTGCTCCAACTGCAGTGACATCAGGACCTCCAATAACCACATTATCAGAAAGTTCAGCTGCTTCTCCAACAACAGCAGCTATTGTTTCAACAACTAAAAATTCTATCAAAACAACGGAATCACCAACAACCATAACTTCATCTACAACAACAACATCTGCATATACAAACATAGCAACTAATGTGCGAGCAACAACAGCATTTGAAAAATCTACTGCAGGACTAACAAGCACATCTGCAACTTCCAATTTGATCATTCCAGCTTCAATGACCACAACGTCAACTACAAGTTCAGATTTCACCACTAGAATAGTCAAGACCACAACTACAATTCAAACACAATATGAAACTCTAACAAGTAAAACTGTAGCTGTAACAATGATGCCTACATCCTCTGCTCCTGCAACATTTGCTCCCAGAACAACAATAGCTTTATCCACTAAAACTCCAACAAAAACATcggaatctccaaaaatcacaactGTATCCATGACACCCATGACTGTCATCCCCACCATTACAATGGCAACTCAAATCTCAACTACAGTTCCAAGCACAGCAACAAACACAACCGCAGCTTTTACCACCACAGCTCCAGATCAGAATACAATGGCAATTTCAACTAAAACAACTTTATATCCAACAACCAACAACGTGTCTTTGGCAACAATGCTTTCAGAAACTACAactgcaacaacaacaaccacgAATAGCGGTCAAACTATCACAGCTCTCAACAGACCAACTGAATTTCTAATATCAAATATAACATCCCTAGCAACTCAAACTGTTCCTCAAACCAGAAATACTCAGACCTCTACTGCAGCTTCTAGCACCGTTGAATTTAAAACAGAAGGGACAGATCTAACAAGCACAACTAAGGCAACAGCTCCATCAACAATACTTGAAACAACAAAAACTCCACAACAAAACTTAACAAATTTGACTGGTGCTGCTGTAGTCATTAGCGAACTGCTGTTCAACTCCTCATCTTCAGTCCCCAGCGAAGCTCTGGTCCTCAGTGCCATCAGTAATCTCCGGAACTCCAGAGAGTCACAGCTCAACAAATCGGTGAAGCTGGTGAATTTCACCTATGAGAGTATGTTTTATCATCTTGAATTGGAaagcttttaaaatgttaatgtgtgAAGCTGTTTAAATGCAAAGTTTTAAGTgagcaaaaatgaatattttgatgCCAACAGAAATCTCTGAAACCTCATATGCCATCATCCTTACATTTAATCTGAGTAATATCAGCATTCCAGAGGATCCGTCTCTAGGAGACAACGCGTACCAGCAAGTGCAGGATATAGTCAATAATGCGGTAAGTGTCCATACATAGATGAAGATTAGATTTTGGGTCCAATGCAAACTGTCCTGAGGGTTTGATTATTGGTTTGATTTTCACCGACAGCTCAACACTCTTCTGAATGATCCTGGTAGTCAGGTTTTGAGACCCAAGTCCTCCAACTTCACGTAAGATGCACTCCTACTTTCATTTCTGAACCATGTTTATTCATAATCTCCATTTTATACTTCATTTTGggtcattaacattttttttattgaaaaactttacaaatatatttactgCTTTTCCAACAGGAGCACATCAAACCAAATTGTGGGCATCATGGAATACACCTTCCAGGATGGAGATGCTATAAAACCAGTCAGCTTCCTGAATGAGCTTCGTTTACTGACTGGTATGCACTAATCTTTTGAAGCCATTCTAATGCttgaaaatcttaaaatcaagaaACCTTTTTGCTCAAAATTATGACACTAATATTGATGTCATCTGACTTGGATTGCAGAATTGACGacaacaacaacagtgtctcCATTTACAACATTCATCTCCCTGTGACTCCTCTAATCCTAGTGTAAGTGTTAATTTCCCATTTTAAGAAATTGCAATCAGCCAGCCATTGAGTCATTATGGTTGTTCCAAAACGTGAACTGTATTAAACAAAAGTGGTGCTCTTTTCAGATCTGGTTCTGCAGTAGTGACAAGCAAACTGCTGTTCAACTCCTCATCTTCAGTCCCCAGCGAAGCTCTGGTCCTCAGTGCCATCAGTAATCTCCGGAACTCCAGAGAGTCACAGCTCAACAAATCGGTGAAGCTGGTGAATTTCACCTATGAGAGTATGTTTTATCATCTTGAATTGGAaagcttttaaaatattaatgtgtgAAGCTGTTTAAATGCAAAGTTTTGAGTgagcaaaaatgaatattttgatgCCAACAGAAAGCTCTGAAACCTCATATGCCATCATCCTTACATTTAATCTGAGTAATATCAGCATTCCAGAGGATCCTTCTCTAGGAGACAACGAGTACCAGCAAGTGCAGGATATTGTCAATAATGCGGTAAGTGTCCATACATAGATGAAGATTAGATTTTGGTTCCAATGCAAATTGTCCTGAGGGTTTGATTATTGGTTTGATTTTCACCGACAGCTCAACACTCTTCTGAATGATCCTGGTAGTCAGGTTTTGAGACCCAAGTCCTCCAACTTCACGTAAGATGCACTCCTACTTTCATTTCTGAACCATGTTTATTCATAATCTCCATTTTATACTTCATTTTGGgtcattaacatttttttattgaaaaactttacaaatatatttactgCTTTTCCAACAGGAGCACATCAAACCAAATTGTGGGCATCATGGAATACACCTTCCAGGATGGAGATGCTATAAAACCAGTCAGCTTCCTGAATGAGCTTCGTTTACTGACTGGTATGCACTAATCTTTTGAAGCCATTCTAATGCttgaaaatcttaaaatcaagaaACCTTTTTGCTCAAAATTATGACACTAATATTGATGTCATCTGACTTGGATTGCAGAATTGACGacaacaacaacagtgtctcCATTTACAACATTCATCTCCCCTGTGACTCCTCTAATCCTAGTGTAAGTGTTAATTTCCCATTTTAAGAAATTGCAATCAGCCAGCCATTGAGTCATTATGGTTGTTCCAAAACGTGAACTGTATTAAACAAAAGTGGTGCTCTTTTCAGATCTGGTTCTGCAGTAGTGACAAGCAAACTGCTGTTCAACTCCTCATCTTCAGTCCCCAGCGAAGCTCTGGTCCTCAGTGCCATCAgtaatctcctgaactccagaGAGTCACAGCTCAACAAATCGGTGAAGCTGGTGAATTTCACCTATGAGAGTATGTTTTATCATCTTGAATTGGAaagcttttaaaatattaatgtgtgAAGCTGTTTAAATGCAAAGTTTTGAGTgagcaaaaatgaatattttgatgCCAACAGAAAGCTCTGAAACCTCATATGCCATCATCCTTACATTTAATCTGAGTAATATCAGCATTCCAGAGGATCCTTCTCTAGGAGACAACGCGTACCAGCAAGTGCAGGATATTGTCAATAATGCGGTAAGTGTCCATACATAGATGAAGATTAGATTTTGGTTCCAATGCAAATTGTCCTGAGGGTTTGATTATTGGTTTGATTTTCACCGACAGCTCAACACTCTTCTGAATGATCCTGGTAGTCAGGTTTTGAGACCCAAGTCCTCCAACTTCACGTAAGATGCACTCCTACTTTCATTTCTGAACCATATTTATTCATAATCTCCATTTTATACTTCATTTTGGgtcattaacatttttttattgaaaaactttacaaatatatttactgCTTTTCCAACAGGAGCACATCAAACCAAATTGTGGGCATCATGGAATACACCTTCCAGGATGGAGATGCTATAAAACCAGTCAGCTTCCTGAATGAGCTTCGTTTACTGACTGGTATGCACTAATCTTTTGAAGCCATTCTAATGCttgaaaatcttaaaatcaagaaACCTTTTTGCTCAAAATTATGACACTAATATTGATGTCATCTGACTTGGATTGCAGAATTGACTGacaacaacaacagtgtctcCATTTACAACATTCATCTCCCCTGTGACTCCTCTAATCCTAGTGTAAGTGTTAATTTCCCATTTTATGAAATTGCAATCAGCCAGCCATTGAGTCATTATGGTTGTTCCAAAACGTGAACTGTATTAAACAAAAGTGGTGCTCTTTTCAGATCTGGTTCTGCAGTAGTGACAAGCAAACTGCTGTTCAACTCCTCATCTTCAGTCCCCAGCGAAGCTCTGGTCCTCAGTGCCATCAGTAATCTCCGAACTCCAGAGAGTCACAGCTCAACAAATCGGTGAAGCTGGTGAATTTCACCTATGAGAGTATGTTTTATCATCTTGAATTGGAaagcttttaaaatattaatgtgtgAAGCTGTTTAAATGCAAAGTTTTGAGTgagcaaaaatgaatattttgatgCCAACAGAAAGCTCTGAAACCTCATATGCCATCATCCTTACATTTAATCTGAGTAATATCAGCATTCCAGAGGATCCTTCTCTAGGAGACAACGCGTACCAGCAAGTGCAGGATATTGTCAATAATGCGGTAAGTGTCCATACATAGATGAAGATTAGATTTTGGTTCCAATGCAAATTGTCCTGAGGGTTTGATTATTGGTTTGATTTTCACCGACAGCTCAACACTCTTCTGAATGATCCTGGTAGTCAGGTTTTGAGACCCAAGTCCTCCAACTTCACGTAAGATGCACTCCTACTTTCATTTCTGAACCATATTTATTCATAATCTCCATTTTATACTTCATTTTGGgtcattaacatttttttattgaaaaactttacaaatatatttactgCTTTTCCAACAGGAGCACATCAAACCAAATTGTGGGCATCATGGAATACACCTTCCAGGATGGAGATGCTATAAAACCAGTCAGCTTCCTGAATGAGCTTCGTTTACTGACTGGTATGCACTAATCTTTTGAAGCCATTCTAATGCttgaaaatcttaaaatcaagaaACCTTTTTGCTCAAAATTATGACACTAATATTGATGTCATCTGACTTGGATTGCAGAATTGACGacaacaacaacagtgtctcCATTTACAACATTCATCTCCCCTGTGACTCCTCTAATCCTAGTGTAAGTGTTAATTTCCCATTTTATAAATTGCAATCAGCCAGCCATTGAGTCAATATGGTTGTTCCAAAACGTGAACTGTATTAAACAAAAGTGGTGCTCTTTTCAGATCTGGTTC
This genomic window from Xyrauchen texanus isolate HMW12.3.18 chromosome 11, RBS_HiC_50CHRs, whole genome shotgun sequence contains:
- the LOC127651555 gene encoding mucin-2-like isoform X2, with product MVMTLKSERSYFLSKHDGTRKINLTLLWLCCAILSATGAMSTTPFPSTASQQSTTGNSAPTTSILTQTITQAPTTTTVTSTTISTISQSTTAPVTTTPTPSTSMTVLPLSTTAPTSSGSPGTTTAQTTSLAPTTTEAPTTTVVTQETPTPIIISTISQSTAAPVTTTPTPSTIMTVPPSTTTAPTSSGSPGTTTAQTTSLAPTTTEAPTTTVVTQETTNPIIQSTFSQSSTASATTTSAPSTSMTVPPSTTTAPTSSGSPGTTTAQTTSLAPTTTEAPTTTVLTQETTTPITTSTISQSTTAPVTNTPTPSTSMTVPPSATTAPTSSGSPGTTTAPTTTFASTTTEAPTPTVVTQETSNPLIQSTFSQSSTVSATTTSAPSTSMTVPPSTTTAPTSSGSLDTTTAQTTSLAPTTTEAPTTTVLMKETTTPITISTISQSTSTSATSTSTPDTSMTVPPSTTTAPTSSSSPGITTAQTTSLEPTITETPTTTVVTQETTTPITISTISQSTTAPVTTTPTPSTSTTVPPSTTTAPISSESLGTTKAPTTSLVPTTTNVPTAVPPSTTTAPTSSGSPGTTTAPTTSLAPTTTEAPTPTVVTQETTTPITIPTISQRTTAPVTNTPTPSTSMTVPPSATTAPTSSGSPGTTTAPTTSLAPTTTEAPTPTVVTQETTNPLILSTFSQNSTVSATTTSAPSTSMTVPPSTTTAPTSSGSLDTTTAQTTSLAPTTTEAPTTKFVTQESTTPITISTILQSTTAPLTTSPTPSTSTTVPPSSTTAPTSFESPGTTTAPTTSLVPQTTNVPTALPPSTTTAPTSSKSPGTTLDLTTSLAPTTTEAPTTTVLTKETTTPTTISTISQSTSAPATSTSTPDTSMTVPPSTTTAPTSSSSPGITTAQTTSLEPTITETPMTVSPSTSKSPTFCISSYNCSNNDSFTHNGSSHNYCCDSRNHNSNNCIYSISTYNCT
- the LOC127651555 gene encoding mucin-2-like isoform X1 — its product is MTVPPSTTTAPTSSGSPGTTTAQTMSLAPTTTEAPTTTVVIQETTTPITISTISQSTTAPVTTTATPSTSTTVPPSSTTAPTSSGSPGTTTAQTTSLAPTTTEAPTTTVVTQETPTPITISTISQSTTAPVTTTPTPSTSMTVPPSTTTAPTSSGSPGTTTAQTTSLAPTTTEAPTTTVVIQETTTPITISTISQSTTAPVTTTATPSTSTTVPPSSTTAPTSSGSPGTTTAQTTSLAPTTTEAPTTTVVTQETPTPIIISTISQSTAAPVTTTPTPSTIMTVPPSTTTAPTSSGSPGTTTAQTTSLAPTTTEAPTTTVVTQETTNPIIQSTFSQSSTASATTTSAPSTSMTVPPSTTTAPTSSGSPGTTTAQTTSLAPTTTEAPTTTVLTQETTTPITTSTISQSTTAPVTNTPTPSTSMTVPPSATTAPTSSGSPGTTTAPTTTFASTTTEAPTPTVVTQETSNPLIQSTFSQSSTVSATTTSAPSTSMTVPPSTTTAPTSSGSLDTTTAQTTSLAPTTTEAPTTTVLMKETTTPITISTISQSTSTSATSTSTPDTSMTVPPSTTTAPTSSSSPGITTAQTTSLEPTITETPTTTVVTQETTTPITISTISQSTTAPVTTTPTPSTSTTVPPSTTTAPISSESLGTTKAPTTSLVPTTTNVPTAVPPSTTTAPTSSGSPGTTTAPTTSLAPTTTEAPTPTVVTQETTTPITIPTISQRTTAPVTNTPTPSTSMTVPPSATTAPTSSGSPGTTTAPTTSLAPTTTEAPTPTVVTQETTNPLILSTFSQNSTVSATTTSAPSTSMTVPPSTTTAPTSSGSLDTTTAQTTSLAPTTTEAPTTKFVTQESTTPITISTILQSTTAPLTTSPTPSTSTTVPPSSTTAPTSFESPGTTTAPTTSLVPQTTNVPTALPPSTTTAPTSSKSPGTTLDLTTSLAPTTTEAPTTTVLTKETTTPTTISTISQSTSAPATSTSTPDTSMTVPPSTTTAPTSSSSPGITTAQTTSLEPTITETPMTVSPSTSKSPTFCISSYNCSNNDSFTHNGSSHNYCCDSRNHNSNNCIYSISTYNCT
- the LOC127652106 gene encoding LOW QUALITY PROTEIN: mucin-3A-like (The sequence of the model RefSeq protein was modified relative to this genomic sequence to represent the inferred CDS: inserted 1 base in 1 codon) — translated: MSLELKTNEPPTTVPPSTTKAPTSSASSGTTTAQTMSFAPTTAEAPTTAVVTQETSTLTTISTVSQSTTAPATITTASSITMTVPPSTTTSPASSASPGTTATSTTSLVPTTTEAPTTVLPSTTTATASTESLGTSTTPNMSLASTITKALTTVPPSSTTAPTSFASLSTTSTQTSFFTPSTTKAPTTTDVTQATTTPATTSTVSLSTTAPGTTTTPSTTMTVSPSATTAPRPSTTLAMSTTSESTAAHSATINTTVTPTAPTAVTSGPPITTLSESSAASPTTAAIVSTTKNSIKTTESPTTITSSTTTTSAYTNIATNVRATTAFEKSTAGLTSTSATSNLIIPASMTTTSTTSSDFTTRIVKTTTTIQTQYETLTSKTVAVTMMPTSSAPATFAPRTTIALSTKTPTKTSESPKITTVSMTPMTVIPTITMATQISTTVPSTATNTTAAFTTTAPDQNTMAISTKTTLYPTTNNVSLATMLSETTTATTTTTNSGQTITALNRPTEFLISNITSLATQTVPQTRNTQTSTAASSTVEFKTEGTDLTSTTKATAPSTILETTKTPQQNLTNLTGAAVVISELLFNSSSSVPSEALVLSAISNLRNSRESQLNKSVKLVNFTYEKISETSYAIILTFNLSNISIPEDPSLGDNAYQQVQDIVNNALNTLLNDPGSQVLRPKSSNFTSTSNQIVGIMEYTFQDGDAIKPVSFLNELRLLTGIIDDNNNSVSIYNIHLPVTPLILVSGSAVVTSKLLFNSSSSVPSEALVLSAISNLRNSRESQLNKSVKLVNFTYEKSSETSYAIILTFNLSNISIPEDPSLGDNEYQQVQDIVNNALNTLLNDPGSQVLRPKSSNFTSTSNQIVGIMEYTFQDGDAIKPVSFLNELRLLTELTTTTTVSPFTTFISPVTPLILVSGSAVVTSKLLFNSSSSVPSEALVLSAISNLLNSRESQLNKSVKLVNFTYEKSSETSYAIILTFNLSNISIPEDPSLGDNAYQQVQDIVNNALNTLLNDPGSQVLRPKSSNFTSTSNQIVGIMEYTFQDGDAIKPVSFLNELRLLTATTVSPFTTFISPVTPLILVSGSAVVTSKLLFNSSSSVPSEALVLSAISNLXNSRESQLNKSVKLVNFTYEKSSETSYAIILTFNLSNISIPEDPSLGDNAYQQVQDIVNNALNTLLNDPGSQVLRPKSSNFTSTSNQIVGIMEYTFQDGDAIKPVSFLNELRLLTELTTTTTVSPFTTFISPVTPLILVSGSAVVTSKLLFNSSSSVPSEALVLSAISNLRNSRESQLNKSVKLVNFTYEKISETSYAIILTFNLSNISIPEDPSLGDNAYQQVQDIVNNALNTLLNDPGSQVLRPKSSNFTSTSNQIVGIMEYTFQDGDAIKPVSFLNELRLLTELTATTTTVSPFTTFISPVTPLILVSGSAVVTSKLLFNSSSSVPSEALVLSAISNLRNSRESQLNKSVKLVNFTYEKSSETSYAIILTFNLSNISIPEDPSLGDNAYQQVQDIVNNALNTLLNDPGSQVLRPKSSNFTSTSNQIVGIMEYTFQDGDAIKPVSFLNELRLLTELTATTTTVSPFTTFISPVTPLILVSGSAVVTSKLQFNSSSSVPSEALVLSAISNLRNSRESQLNKSVKLVNFTYEKISETSYAIILTFNLSNISIPEDHSLGDNGYQQVQDIVNNALNTLLNDPGSQVLRPKSSNFTSTSNQIVGIMEYTFQDGDVIQPVSFLDKLRLQTGLTTTNTLMSKTTSPPTVLGRAIIYIRLVFITLGPIPSESEVLLVANSLLDSQVRTKQSVSTQDLNNPVSFANVTYQRISDNSYALNFGFQINNVTMTEKLELRDETYTSIQNSINNLLNQILSSPSATPFVFKRANFTGNSTEIQADVQYVFSESDIQTPSIFLQQLLKVNIVSTPAPAVTSPPTVVGKVIIFIRLVFNTLGPIPSESKVLDLVNSILLSNLRTKRSATTPTPSGPVNFVNVTYQRISDNSYALIFGFKINNVNMTEKLELRNETYTSIQNTINKLLNKILSNPSATPFVFKQANFTGNSTVIQADVQYVFSESDIQTPSFFIQELLKLNAVTTPAPAVTPNTSSAWIVAIIVPCAILILLVPCWILLCCLLCGCCAAFRRRWHRRQSYNVQYTSRNSLF